The following coding sequences lie in one Hordeum vulgare subsp. vulgare unplaced genomic scaffold, MorexV3_pseudomolecules_assembly, whole genome shotgun sequence genomic window:
- the LOC123416974 gene encoding NADH-ubiquinone oxidoreductase chain 2-like, with amino-acid sequence MKVEEVIETRNHMFNLFLAVSPEIFIINATFILLIHGVVFSTSKKDDYPPLVSNVGWLGLLSVLITLLLLAAGAPLLTIAHLFWNNFFRRDNFTYFCQILLLLSTAGTISMCFDFFEKERFDASEFIVLIPLPTRSMLLMIPAHDLIAMYLAIELQSLCFYVIAASKRKSEFSTEAGSKYLILGAFPSGILLFGCDRTTTDQFF; translated from the exons ATGAAAGTAGAAGAAGTTATCGAAACTCGGAACCACATGTTCAATCTTTTTTTAGCGGTTTCCCCAGAGATCTTTATCATTAACGCAACCTTCATTTTGCTCATTCATGGAGTTGTATTTAGTACCTCTAAGAAAGATGATTATCCACCGTTAGTTAGTAATGTGGGTTGGCTTGGATTACTTAGTGT TCTAATAACCTTGCTTCTGCTCGCCGCTGGCGCACCTCTCCTAACTATTGCCCATTTATTCTGGAATAATTTTTTTAGGAGGGACAATTTTACATATTTCTGCCAAATCCTTCTATTATTAAGTACGGCTGGTACCATTTCGATGTGTTTCGATTTTTTCGAAAAAGAGAGGTTTGATGCTTCTGAATTCATTGTATTAATTCCACTTCCTACTCGCAGTATGCTCTTAATGATCCCGGCTCATGATTTAATTGCCATGTATTTAGCTATTGAGcttcaaagtttatgtttttatgTGATCGCAGCATCAAAAAGAAAGTCTGAATTTTCCACGGAAGCCGGCTCAAAATATTTGATCTTAGGTGCATTTCCCTCTGGAATATTATTGTTCGGGTGCGACCGGACTACTACcgatcaatttttttga